A part of Amycolatopsis lurida genomic DNA contains:
- a CDS encoding DinB family protein, giving the protein MAGNVPPVADEREGLLAYLEQQRHVLRIAAHGLTEEQARAVPTRSSLSVGGLIKHTAFTEDGWIDILLQKPSKPMDEAMKEYEAGYVMADGETLEDVFARYDEVARRTADVIAGIADLGQPVPVPKGVPWYPQDVDAWSVRWVLLHLIEETARHAGHADIIREHIDGATAIPLMAAAEGWPETPWLKPWSPAQGN; this is encoded by the coding sequence ATGGCTGGAAACGTTCCCCCGGTCGCCGACGAGCGCGAAGGTCTTCTCGCCTACCTCGAGCAGCAGCGCCACGTCCTGCGGATCGCGGCACACGGCCTCACCGAAGAACAGGCCAGAGCCGTCCCGACCAGAAGCTCGCTGAGCGTCGGCGGCCTGATCAAGCACACCGCGTTCACCGAAGACGGCTGGATCGACATCCTGCTCCAGAAGCCCTCGAAGCCGATGGACGAAGCGATGAAGGAGTACGAAGCCGGCTACGTGATGGCTGACGGCGAGACGCTCGAAGACGTTTTCGCGCGCTACGACGAGGTCGCCCGCCGAACCGCGGACGTCATCGCCGGTATAGCCGACCTCGGCCAGCCGGTCCCGGTGCCGAAGGGCGTGCCCTGGTATCCGCAGGACGTCGACGCGTGGTCGGTCCGCTGGGTGCTGCTCCACCTCATCGAAGAAACCGCGCGCCATGCCGGGCACGCCGACATCATCCGCGAGCACATCGACGGCGCGACGGCGATCCCGCTGATGGCCGCCGCGGAAGGCTGGCCGGAGACGCCCTGGCTCAAGCCCTGGTCACCTGCCCAAGGCAACTAG